A genomic segment from Bubalus bubalis isolate 160015118507 breed Murrah chromosome 5, NDDB_SH_1, whole genome shotgun sequence encodes:
- the LOC102411566 gene encoding LOW QUALITY PROTEIN: ribonucleoprotein PTB-binding 2 (The sequence of the model RefSeq protein was modified relative to this genomic sequence to represent the inferred CDS: inserted 2 bases in 2 codons; deleted 1 base in 1 codon), translating into MDLRGAREDDGGEGGAAAPGSGLRGPSPFSEARGRPGPLPAALHPEEVAARLQRMRRELSNRRKILVKNLPQDSSCQEVHDLLQDYELKYCYVDRNKRTAFVTLLNGEQAQNAIQMFHQYSFRGKDLVVQLQPTDALLCITNLPTSFTLEEFEELVCAYGNVERCFLVYSEVTGHSKGYGFVEYMKKDFAAKVRLELLGKQLGASAVFAQWMDVNLLAAELIHSKCLCIDKLPSDYRDSEELLQXFSSIHKPVFCQLAQDEGSYVGGFAVVKYSTAEHAKEVQQAADGMTIKGSKVQVSFCAXGAPGRSTLAALIAAQRVRHSKKKGLLPEPNPVQIMKSLNNPAMLQILLQPQLCGRTVKPAVLGTPHSFPHLMNPSISPAFLHLNKAHQNLSHVPLAQQQLMKFENIHTNNKPGLLGEPPAMVLQTAVGIGSPLPLKTELGHLEEVHKTAPNLIPTQTTITTGMGMLPFLPNQHIAGQAGPGHGSTQEKQPALVGMAEGNFSGSQTYLQSFPNLTAGGLLTGHQKQQQSQPKGLEISSGAASKKQTSLLGEPPKEIRLSKNPFLNLASVLPSVCLSSPASKTTVQKTGIASSILDTISQGNESQHTLEKCIAYSQPFGDYAQVSSLRNEKQGSSYLVSAPEGGSVEFVDQHSQGTGAYYMETYLKKKRVY; encoded by the exons ATGGACTTAAGGGGCGCCCGGGAAGATGACGGCGGCGAAGGGGGCGCGGCGGCGCCGGGGTCGGGGCTGCGCGGGCCGAGCCCCTTCTCCGAGGCGCGCGGACGCCCG GGCCCCTTACCCGCGGCGCTGCACCCGGAGGAGGTCGCCGCGCGGCTGCAGCGGATGCGCCGGGAGCTTAGCAACCGCAGAAAAATCCTGGTGAAGAACCTGCCCCAGGACAGCAGCTGCCAGGAAGTTCATGATTTATTACAAGACTATGAATTAAAATACTGTTATGTGGACAGAAATAAGCGAACAGCTTTTGTTACCTTATTGAACGGGGAACAAGCCCAGAATGCAATTCAGATGTTTCATCAATATTCTTTTCGAGGAAAAGACTTGGTAGTCCAGCTCCAGCCAACAGATGCTTTGCTATGTATCACCAACTTGCCCACTTCTTTTACATTAGAAGAGTTTGAAGAACTTGTCTGTGCTTATGGAAATGTCGAGAGATGTTTTCTTGTCTACAGTGAAGTTACTGGCCATTCCAAAGGCTACGGATTTGTAGAATACATGAAAAAGGACTTTGCTGCAAAGGTTCGATTGGAGCTATTGGGTAAACAGTTGGGAGCATCAGCTGTCTTTGCACAGTGGATGGATGTTAATCTACTGGCCGCAGAGCTCATTCATTCTAAGTGCCTTTGTATAGATAAACTCCCTAGTGACTATAGGGATTCAGAGGAGCTGTTGC TTTTTTCCAGTATCCATAAACCTGTGTTTTGCCAGCTTGCACAGGATGAAGGTAGTTATGTTGGTGGCTTTGCAGTGGTTAAATATAGCACTGCAGAGCATGCTAAAGAGGTTCAACAAGCAGCTGATGGTATGACCATCAAGGGAAGCAAAGTTCAAGTTTCCTTCTGTG CGGGAGCACCAGGGCGAAGTACCTTAGCAGCACTGATAGCAGCTCAACGTGTGAGGCacagt aaaaaaaagggcttacTTCCAGAGCCAAATCCAGTGCAAATCATGAAAAGTTTAAACAACCCTGCCATGTTGCAAATTCTTCTACAACCCCAGCTCTGCGGGCGGACTGTTAAACCAGCAGTTCTTGGAACACCTCACAGCTTTCCGCATCTGATGAATCCATCCATCTCCCCTGCATTTTTACACTTGAATAAAGCACATCAGAATCTTTCTCATGTACCACTGGCTCAGCAACAGCTAATGAAGTTTGAGAATATACATACCAATAATAAACCGGGCTTACTTGGAGAACCCCCAGCTATGGTACTTCAGACTGCCGTAGGGATAGGGTCACCGCTTCCATTGAAAACAGAGCTGGGCCATCTTGAAGAAGTACATAAAACAGCACCTAATTTGATTCCAACTCAAACAACTATAACAACTGGCATGGGCATGTTACCATTCCTTCCAAATCAGCACATTGCTGGACAAGCTGGACCAGGGCATGGGAGCACTCAGGAGAAACAGCCAGCATTGGTGGGAATGGCAGAAGGAAATTTCTCAGGGTCACAGACTTATCTGCAGAGCTTTCCAAACCTTACTGCTGGTGGCTTGCTCACAGGACAtcaaaagcaacaacaaagtcAGCCAAAAGGCCTGGAGATAAGTTCAGGGGCTGCCTCTAAGAAGCAGACTTCACTCTTGGGAGAGCCACCAAAAGAAATTCGGCTCAGTAAAAATCCATTCTTGAACTTGGCAAGTGTGTTGCCCAGTGTGTGCTTATCATCCCCTGCAAGTAAAACCACTGTACAGAAGACTGGAATTGCAAGCAGCATTCTGGATACAATCTCTCAGGGAAATGAATCACAACACACATTGGAGAAGTGCATTGCTTACTCTCAGCCTTTTGGTGATTATGCACAGGTCTCatctttaagaaatgaaaagcaaggcTCATCATATCTCGTCTCTGCCCCAGAAGGTGGTTCAGTGGAATTTGTTGACCAGCATTCTCAGGGCACAGGAGCATATTACATGGAAACCtacttaaaaaagaagagagtgtaCTGA